Proteins encoded together in one Coregonus clupeaformis isolate EN_2021a chromosome 30, ASM2061545v1, whole genome shotgun sequence window:
- the LOC121545862 gene encoding desert hedgehog protein A has protein sequence MKVSSWWVSLAWLGLLVIFTWSSLVQGCGPGPGYGFRPRSRKPTPMPYKTYFPKLSENNLGASGRAEGKITRNSERFNELVCNYNPDIIFKDEEKTLADRFMTKRCKDCLNKLAIAVMNHWPGTKLRVTEAWDEDGHHPPDSLHYEGRAVDITTSDRVLDKYGMLAQLAVEAGFDFVYYESKHHVHCSVKADHSVAVEKGGCFPGWARVTVAGGGQKTLASLEPGDRVLALSESGHIVLSRVLLFLHQNHDSKSTFLVLTTQDGHRLALTPHHLVFLAPHYKLHHSEYQAQFASRAKQGDNVLIRGEDGRLQPSRIISVSQEEGRGVYAPLTEHGTLFVDGVLASSYALVDDHRLAHWAFGPLRLLLSVTQLVQGEGTQGAQVTEAEREHTNTPTHYNTHQKSLRVWGNQKLRSPGVYVNTNTSDRQSNWTAVPINRDIEGGNCDSVRDKVLSVHWYARLLHRLGQIFLDPETFHP, from the exons ATGAAGGTGTCCTCCTGGTGGGTAAGCCTGGCATGGCTTGGCCTGCTCGTCATCTTCACATGGAGCTCCCTGGTCCAGGGGTGCGGACCAGGCCCTGGGTACGGCTTCCGCCCTAGGTCCAGGAAACCCACCCCCATGCCTTACAAGACCTACTTCCCCAAACTTTCTGAGAACAACCTGGGTGCCAGTGGGAGGGCAGAGGGCAAGATCACACGCAACTCAGAACGCTTTAATGAACTGGTGTGTAACTACAACCCTGATATTATCTTCAAAGATGAGGAGAAAACTCTTGCTGACCGCTTCATGACCAAG cgCTGTAAGGACTGCCTCAACAAGCTGGCCATAGCAGTGATGAACCACTGGCCTGGGACGAAGCTGAGGGTGACAGAGGCCTGGGATGAGGACGGTCATCACCCCCCTGACTCTCTACACTATGAGGGGAGGGCCGTGGACATCACAACGTCGGACCGCGTCCTAGACAAGTACGGCATGCTAGCGCAGCTGGCTGTGGAGGCTGGCTTCGACTTTGTGTACTATGAGTCCAAGCACCATGTGCACTGCTCCGTCAAAGCTG ATCACTCAGTGGCAGTGGAGAAAGGGGGCTGTTTCCCCGGCTGGGCCCGGGTGACTGTAGCCGGAGGCGGACAGAAGACCCTGGCGTCCCTGGAGCCTGGAGACAGAGTGTTGGCCCTGTCTGAGTCAGGACACATCGTCCTCAGCCGTGTTCTTCTTTTTTTACACCAGAACCATGACAGCAAGTCCACTTTCCTTGTCCTGACCACACAAGATGGCCACCGCCTTGCCCTCACTCCCCACCACCTGGTCTTCCTGGCCCCCCACTACAAACTCCACCACAGTGAGTACCAGGCTCAGTTCGCCAGTAGAGCCAAACAGGGAGACAATGTACTCATCCGTGGAGAAGACGGTCGACTACAACCATCCCGGATCATCTCAGTATcacaggaggaagggaggggagtatACGCACCCCTAACTGAACACGGCACTCTGTTTGTGGATGGGGTGCTGGCATCCAGCTATGCACTTGTAGACGACCATAGACTGGCACACTGGGCGTTTGGGCCTCTGAGACTGCTGCTCTCAGTAACCCAGCTGGTTCAGGGGGAGGGCACACAGGGGGCGCAGGTcacagaagcagagagagagcacacgAATACGCCCACTCACTATAACACTCATCAAAAGAGCCTGAGAGTTTGGGGGAATCAGAAACTCAGAAGCCCGGGCGTGTATGTGAATACAAACACTTCCGACAGACAAAGCAATTGGACTGCTGTACCCATTAACAGAGACATTGAGGGGGGGAACTGTGACTCTGTGCGAGATAAAGTTTTGAGTGTGCACTGGTATGCTAGACTGCTACACAGGCTTGGACAGATATTTCTAGACCCGGAGACATTTCATCCCTAA